Proteins from a genomic interval of Streptomyces sp. Tu6071:
- a CDS encoding WXG100 family type VII secretion target, producing MAGDGMKGADTGQLRTLSKTFGHQHTNLHELITALNNATKTSPDYWKGPRADRFRDDWEQLRPTLSKFVDSLERARKETNSAAEANDQING from the coding sequence ATGGCCGGCGATGGCATGAAGGGCGCCGATACTGGGCAACTGCGGACGCTCTCGAAGACGTTCGGGCACCAGCACACGAACCTGCACGAATTGATCACGGCGCTGAACAACGCCACCAAGACCAGCCCGGATTACTGGAAGGGCCCGCGCGCGGACCGTTTCCGCGACGACTGGGAGCAGCTCCGGCCGACGCTGAGCAAGTTCGTCGACTCGCTGGAGCGGGCGCGCAAGGAGACCAACAGCGCCGCCGAGGCCAACGACCAGATCAACGGCTGA
- a CDS encoding HAD-IIA family hydrolase, producing MPERKHIESWLTDMDGVLMHEGVPVPGADAFIRKLRDSGRPFLVLTNNSMHTARDLHVRLKRIDLDVPVENIWTSALATAKFLDTQHPGGTAYVIGEAGLTTAMHEAGYVLTDADPDFVVLGETRTYSFEALTRAIRLINNGARFIATNPDNTGPSPQGALPATGSVAALITKATGKDPYFIGKPNPLMMRTGLNAIGAHSESSAMIGDRMDTDVLAGLEAGMETFLVLTGLTAVPDIDKYPFRPTEVVDSIADLVDRV from the coding sequence ATGCCAGAGCGCAAGCACATCGAGTCGTGGCTCACCGACATGGACGGTGTGCTGATGCACGAGGGCGTGCCGGTGCCCGGCGCGGACGCGTTCATCCGCAAGCTCCGCGACTCGGGGCGCCCCTTCCTCGTCCTCACCAACAACTCGATGCACACCGCGCGCGACCTGCACGTGCGGCTCAAGCGCATCGACCTGGACGTGCCGGTCGAGAACATCTGGACCTCGGCGCTCGCGACGGCGAAGTTCCTCGACACGCAGCACCCCGGCGGCACGGCTTACGTCATCGGCGAGGCCGGGCTCACGACCGCGATGCACGAGGCGGGGTACGTACTCACCGACGCGGACCCGGATTTCGTGGTGCTCGGCGAGACCCGTACGTACTCCTTCGAGGCGCTCACGCGCGCGATCCGCCTCATCAACAACGGGGCCCGCTTCATCGCGACCAACCCCGACAACACGGGTCCCTCGCCGCAGGGCGCGCTGCCCGCGACGGGCTCGGTGGCCGCGCTCATCACGAAGGCGACGGGCAAGGACCCCTACTTCATCGGCAAGCCGAACCCGCTCATGATGCGCACCGGGCTCAACGCGATCGGCGCGCACTCGGAGTCCTCGGCGATGATCGGCGACCGGATGGACACGGACGTCCTCGCGGGTCTGGAGGCCGGGATGGAGACCTTCCTCGTCCTGACCGGGCTCACTGCCGTCCCGGACATCGACAAGTACCCGTTCCGCCCGACCGAAGTGGTCGACTCCATCGCGGACTTGGTGGACCGCGTCTGA
- a CDS encoding ROK family transcriptional regulator, whose amino-acid sequence MSDVAEGPRHTGGRGGVRLADLRGHNTALVLDLVRGAGRDGISRPELALRTGLTVQAVSKITGRLREAGLLAAAGRQESTGGKPATALRLVREAVQALGVHLDRDGVLVVRTDLTGRALARRRVPLDLGRGAREVVDVVAGAMADVLAGEDGRGEARGVAGGVTEAGDAGGVAEVGVTGGVTGAGHRGAGGTGARAVGDGDARAAGDGGGSARAAAEGGEPPLLLGAGLAAPGPLDHRTGVLHKVSGFPGLDGLPLAAALSERLGLPVVLDKDTNAAALGRALAGDARAFAYLHLGTGLGAGLVLDGRLYRGPRTGAGELGHQVVRLDGPPCVCGNRGCVEALCLAALAAGDTAEAARVLGTAAANLVGLLDVELVLLGGHRIAAAPEAFVRGVTAALDARASRTGTEPVRVRAAAGASGAAGGGDGAIAEGAAQLVLAPLFGRLPAEE is encoded by the coding sequence GTGAGCGACGTGGCCGAGGGACCGCGACACACGGGTGGACGGGGCGGCGTCCGGCTCGCGGACCTGCGCGGGCACAACACCGCGCTCGTGCTCGACCTCGTGCGCGGCGCCGGACGGGACGGGATCAGCCGTCCGGAACTGGCGCTCCGCACCGGGCTCACCGTGCAGGCCGTCAGCAAGATCACGGGGCGGCTGCGGGAGGCGGGCCTGCTCGCCGCCGCCGGGCGGCAGGAGTCCACGGGCGGCAAACCGGCCACCGCGCTGCGCCTCGTGCGCGAAGCCGTGCAGGCGCTCGGGGTGCACCTCGACAGGGACGGCGTGCTCGTCGTACGGACCGATCTCACGGGACGCGCCCTCGCCCGGCGCCGCGTGCCGCTCGACCTGGGACGCGGGGCCCGGGAGGTGGTGGACGTCGTGGCGGGGGCCATGGCGGACGTACTGGCGGGGGAGGACGGGCGCGGCGAGGCGCGTGGGGTGGCGGGCGGGGTGACGGAGGCGGGTGACGCGGGCGGGGTGGCGGAGGTGGGAGTCACGGGCGGGGTGACAGGCGCGGGGCATCGCGGCGCCGGGGGGACGGGTGCGCGTGCCGTTGGGGACGGGGACGCGCGAGCTGCCGGGGACGGGGGCGGGAGCGCGCGGGCCGCCGCGGAAGGGGGCGAGCCGCCGCTTCTCCTCGGTGCCGGGCTCGCCGCGCCCGGCCCGCTCGATCACCGTACGGGCGTGCTGCACAAGGTCAGCGGCTTCCCCGGGCTCGACGGGCTGCCGCTCGCCGCCGCGCTCTCCGAGCGGCTCGGGCTGCCGGTCGTGCTCGACAAGGACACCAACGCGGCGGCGCTCGGCCGCGCGCTCGCGGGCGACGCGCGCGCCTTCGCCTACCTCCACCTCGGTACGGGGCTCGGCGCCGGGCTCGTGCTCGACGGGCGCCTGTACCGGGGGCCGCGCACGGGCGCCGGTGAGCTGGGGCACCAGGTCGTACGGCTCGACGGGCCGCCGTGCGTGTGCGGGAACCGCGGCTGTGTCGAGGCGCTGTGCCTCGCCGCGCTCGCGGCGGGGGACACGGCCGAGGCGGCCCGCGTGCTCGGCACGGCCGCCGCGAATCTCGTCGGGCTGCTCGACGTCGAGCTGGTCCTGCTCGGCGGCCACCGGATCGCGGCGGCCCCCGAGGCGTTCGTACGGGGCGTGACGGCGGCCCTCGACGCGCGCGCGAGCCGCACGGGGACGGAGCCGGTGCGCGTGCGCGCGGCGGCGGGGGCGAGCGGAGCGGCCGGGGGCGGTGACGGCGCGATCGCGGAGGGGGCCGCGCAGCTCGTCCTGGCGCCGCTGTTCGGACGGCTCCCGGCCGAGGAGTGA
- a CDS encoding Gfo/Idh/MocA family oxidoreductase, which translates to MSGPTSSPSEPLPVALIGYGLAGSVFHAPLVDATPGLSLDTVVTRDENRRAQARAEFADVRFADTPEDVLARATEYGLVVIASPNKTHVPLARAALEAGLPVVVDKPVAGTAAEARELAALAERRGLLLSVFQNRRWDNDFRTLAKLVDEGALGDVYRFESRFERWRPQLKGGWRESGDPAEFGGLLYDLGSHVVDQALTLLGPVTRVYAESDVRRPGAATDDDTFLALAHASGARSHLWVSATTAQLGPRFRVLGSRAGYVKYGLDPQEAALRAGERPGGEQPWGTEPAELFGRLGAGESPLTGGGEPVPTEPGDYPAFYAAIAAALRDGAPNPVTARQAAAALDVIEAARRSAAEGVTVEVTR; encoded by the coding sequence ATGAGTGGCCCGACCTCCTCCCCCAGCGAACCCCTTCCCGTCGCCCTGATCGGCTACGGCCTCGCGGGTTCCGTCTTCCACGCCCCCCTCGTCGACGCGACCCCGGGGCTGAGTCTCGACACGGTCGTCACCCGCGACGAGAACCGCCGCGCGCAGGCGCGGGCCGAGTTCGCCGACGTGCGATTCGCGGACACACCCGAGGACGTCCTCGCCCGCGCGACCGAGTACGGGCTCGTCGTCATCGCCTCGCCCAACAAGACGCACGTGCCCCTCGCGCGCGCCGCGCTCGAAGCCGGTCTCCCCGTCGTCGTCGACAAGCCGGTGGCGGGCACGGCGGCCGAGGCGCGCGAGCTGGCGGCCCTCGCCGAGCGGCGCGGACTGCTGCTCTCCGTCTTCCAGAACCGCCGCTGGGACAACGACTTCCGCACCCTGGCGAAGCTCGTGGACGAGGGCGCGCTCGGCGACGTGTACCGCTTCGAGTCGCGTTTCGAGCGCTGGCGTCCGCAGCTCAAGGGCGGCTGGCGCGAGTCGGGCGACCCGGCCGAGTTCGGCGGTCTCCTCTACGACCTCGGCAGCCACGTCGTCGACCAGGCGCTCACGCTCCTCGGCCCGGTCACGCGCGTGTACGCCGAGTCGGACGTGCGGCGCCCCGGCGCGGCGACCGACGACGACACCTTCCTCGCGCTCGCACACGCCTCGGGCGCCCGCTCCCACCTGTGGGTCTCCGCGACGACGGCGCAGCTCGGGCCCCGCTTCCGGGTGCTCGGCTCGCGGGCCGGGTACGTGAAGTACGGGCTCGACCCGCAGGAGGCCGCGCTGCGCGCCGGCGAACGCCCCGGGGGCGAGCAGCCCTGGGGCACGGAGCCGGCCGAGCTGTTCGGCAGGCTCGGCGCGGGCGAGTCCCCGCTGACCGGCGGCGGCGAGCCCGTACCGACCGAGCCGGGCGACTACCCGGCCTTCTACGCGGCGATCGCGGCGGCCCTGCGCGACGGCGCCCCGAACCCGGTCACGGCCCGGCAGGCCGCCGCGGCGCTCGACGTCATCGAGGCGGCGCGCCGCTCGGCTGCCGAGGGCGTCACGGTGGAGGTGACCCGATGA
- a CDS encoding heme-degrading domain-containing protein, with product MSALPATAGEIADLLAQQNRLELPTYTHDDAWDLGSTLVRLAREAEAPVAIDLRRGLQQVFHAALPGSTADNDDWLARKRRVVERYGESSLLVGTRFRAKGTTFEDASRLDPSRYAAHGGVLPILVRGFSGPVGTIGVSGLPQVEDHALVVAALEEYLAGR from the coding sequence ATGAGCGCCCTGCCCGCCACGGCCGGGGAGATCGCGGACCTCCTCGCGCAACAGAACCGCCTCGAACTGCCCACGTACACGCACGACGACGCCTGGGACCTCGGCAGCACCCTCGTCCGCCTCGCGCGCGAGGCGGAGGCGCCCGTCGCGATCGACCTGCGGCGCGGCCTCCAGCAGGTCTTCCACGCGGCGCTGCCCGGCTCGACGGCGGACAACGACGACTGGCTCGCGCGCAAGCGGAGGGTCGTCGAGCGGTACGGCGAGAGCTCGCTGCTCGTCGGCACGCGCTTCCGCGCCAAGGGCACGACCTTCGAGGACGCCTCCCGCCTCGACCCCTCCCGCTACGCGGCCCACGGCGGGGTCCTCCCGATCCTGGTCCGCGGCTTCTCGGGCCCGGTGGGCACGATCGGCGTCTCGGGCCTGCCGCAGGTGGAGGACCACGCGCTGGTGGTGGCGGCGCTGGAGGAGTACCTGGCGGGGCGGTAG
- a CDS encoding YidC/Oxa1 family membrane protein insertase codes for MSLPEFHTSGSGFLGLCAGGVDYLADLLQPLAGTAATAAAIVVLTACVRLLLLPLSRTAARGQRERAGLAPEIAALRRKYAKNPERMQRALTELHAEHGVSPLGGCLPMLCQLPFFFVLYHVFSSSRIGGEPNRLLPHRLFAAPLGDRWADALAHGGPFGERGLVYVALFALVAAVATFSVRRNKRQLAGADTPLAAAGGQQVPGVGALTRFMPYMAYFTLISVAVVPLAGALYIVTSTTWSAVERAVLYRERGTAAEDAGEATGKGKGKKDAGEGEAVAA; via the coding sequence ATGTCCCTGCCCGAATTCCACACGTCCGGCTCCGGCTTCCTCGGCCTGTGCGCCGGCGGCGTCGACTATCTCGCCGATCTGCTCCAGCCCCTCGCGGGCACAGCCGCGACCGCCGCCGCGATCGTCGTCCTCACCGCCTGCGTACGGCTCCTCCTGCTGCCGCTCTCGCGCACCGCCGCGCGCGGCCAGCGGGAGCGTGCCGGGCTCGCGCCCGAGATCGCCGCGCTGCGCCGGAAGTACGCCAAGAACCCCGAGCGCATGCAGCGCGCGCTCACGGAGCTGCACGCCGAGCACGGCGTCTCACCGCTCGGCGGCTGCCTGCCGATGCTGTGCCAGCTGCCGTTCTTCTTCGTGCTCTACCACGTCTTCTCCAGCTCCCGCATCGGCGGCGAGCCCAACCGCCTGCTGCCGCACCGCCTCTTCGCCGCCCCGCTCGGCGACCGCTGGGCCGACGCGCTCGCGCACGGCGGGCCCTTCGGCGAGCGGGGGCTCGTGTACGTGGCGCTCTTCGCGCTCGTCGCCGCCGTCGCCACCTTCAGCGTCCGCCGGAACAAGCGGCAGCTCGCCGGGGCGGACACGCCCCTCGCGGCGGCGGGCGGTCAGCAGGTGCCGGGCGTCGGCGCGCTCACGCGGTTCATGCCGTACATGGCCTACTTCACGCTGATCAGCGTCGCCGTCGTCCCGCTCGCCGGGGCCCTCTACATCGTCACGAGCACCACGTGGAGCGCCGTGGAGCGCGCGGTGCTGTACCGGGAGCGGGGGACGGCGGCGGAGGACGCGGGGGAGGCGACGGGCAAGGGCAAAGGCAAGAAGGACGCGGGCGAGGGGGAGGCGGTGGCCGCCTGA
- a CDS encoding DUF6412 domain-containing protein: MPRLLALVLLVLAGSLGAEPGLLPAAVAVTAAALAVCLLSTALGVPLVAPTAIRTTIRERARRTAFLPQRDPDASGRPRPRAPGRRLTAPAG, from the coding sequence GTGCCACGACTGCTCGCGCTCGTCCTGCTCGTCCTCGCCGGTTCCCTCGGCGCGGAGCCCGGACTGCTGCCCGCCGCCGTCGCCGTCACCGCAGCGGCCCTCGCCGTGTGCCTGCTGAGCACCGCGCTCGGCGTCCCGCTCGTCGCGCCCACCGCGATCCGCACCACGATCCGCGAGCGCGCCCGCCGTACCGCCTTCCTGCCCCAGCGCGATCCCGACGCCTCCGGGCGACCACGTCCCCGGGCACCCGGCCGCCGCCTCACCGCGCCGGCCGGCTGA
- a CDS encoding very short patch repair endonuclease translates to MARVPDLPLPSSVDVTRRMSRQRSRDTDPERAVRRLVHAAGLRYRLHLRVPGLARRTMDFGFPRERLAVFMDGCFWHGCPDHATSPRSNAAWWREKLDRNMARDTETTAHLRALGWTVLRFWEHETPEEAAAVVIAELRRKREERSAPPPP, encoded by the coding sequence ATGGCTCGCGTGCCGGATCTCCCCCTTCCGTCCTCGGTGGACGTGACGCGACGGATGAGCCGCCAGCGCTCCAGGGACACCGACCCCGAACGTGCCGTGCGGCGACTCGTGCACGCCGCCGGGCTGCGCTACCGCCTCCACCTGCGCGTCCCCGGCCTCGCCCGACGCACGATGGACTTCGGCTTCCCGCGTGAGCGTCTGGCGGTCTTCATGGACGGCTGCTTCTGGCACGGGTGCCCCGACCACGCGACCAGCCCTCGCAGCAACGCCGCCTGGTGGCGCGAGAAGCTCGACCGCAACATGGCCCGCGACACCGAGACCACCGCCCACCTGCGCGCCCTGGGCTGGACGGTCCTGCGCTTCTGGGAGCACGAGACACCGGAGGAGGCGGCGGCGGTGGTGATCGCGGAGCTGAGGCGGAAGCGGGAGGAGCGTTCCGCCCCGCCTCCGCCCTGA
- a CDS encoding ATP-binding protein produces the protein MAAVSPWEFDVPTDGSRTLPPDARYMEAVASQGYGFEVAIADLVDNSIDAGAHDVVIHFLRDGDRLTSLLVVDDGKGMTEKELDIAMTVGGRRDYVENSLGMFGTGLKSASLSQAEAVTVVSTTKRTRAVGRRWRMQRAVSGFECDVVRPDYAQQLIDRYAERPIVWQGTVVRWDGVKDFPRGGEGGQTDRYLHRSINKLGLHLGLHLHRFLARSDFHITISVEDVRTGTEYVNFGVEPLDPFAHPVSGHAGFPRTYTARLSDGTQFTLGAHVWTPRSNLDEFRAVGGAMERQGFYFYRHDRLVQAGGWNGYRQPEQHLALARVAVDLPSAADAFRLTVKKSGVETTPDFARSLDEATATDGSAFTDYLAAAETAYREARRRAGTTRRATIPPGDGIAPAVRETFAEEMPAVPGEPPVSVVWQRFDNDDFFAVDREERAIALNQRYRAAILGGRRGGRDDAPVVKSLMYLLLHQVYEHEYSGSREKDNLQLWQSVLVAAAGAEVEGTGEDA, from the coding sequence ATGGCAGCTGTTTCCCCCTGGGAGTTCGACGTCCCCACGGACGGCAGTCGCACGCTGCCGCCCGACGCCCGCTACATGGAGGCCGTGGCCAGTCAGGGGTACGGCTTCGAGGTGGCGATCGCGGACCTGGTGGACAACTCCATCGACGCCGGCGCACACGACGTGGTGATCCACTTCCTTCGCGACGGCGACAGGCTGACAAGCCTGCTGGTGGTGGACGACGGCAAAGGCATGACCGAGAAGGAACTGGACATCGCCATGACGGTGGGCGGTCGCCGGGACTACGTCGAGAACTCGCTCGGGATGTTCGGCACCGGTCTCAAATCGGCCTCCCTGAGCCAGGCCGAGGCCGTCACGGTCGTCAGCACCACCAAACGCACCCGCGCGGTCGGACGTCGCTGGCGCATGCAGCGGGCGGTCTCCGGTTTCGAGTGCGACGTCGTCCGCCCCGACTACGCGCAGCAGCTGATCGACAGGTACGCCGAGCGTCCGATCGTCTGGCAGGGCACGGTCGTTCGCTGGGACGGGGTGAAGGACTTCCCCCGCGGCGGGGAGGGGGGACAGACCGACCGCTACCTGCATCGAAGCATCAACAAATTGGGACTTCACCTCGGCCTCCACCTGCACCGCTTCTTGGCCCGGAGCGACTTCCACATCACCATCTCGGTGGAGGACGTGCGCACCGGCACGGAGTACGTGAACTTCGGTGTCGAGCCTTTGGATCCCTTCGCCCATCCCGTCTCGGGCCACGCCGGCTTTCCGCGCACCTACACGGCGAGGCTGTCGGACGGCACGCAGTTCACTCTCGGCGCCCACGTCTGGACTCCCCGCTCGAATCTCGACGAGTTCCGAGCCGTCGGCGGAGCGATGGAGAGGCAGGGCTTCTACTTCTACCGGCACGACCGTCTGGTGCAGGCCGGTGGTTGGAACGGCTACCGCCAGCCCGAACAACACCTCGCGCTGGCACGAGTGGCCGTGGACCTCCCCTCGGCCGCGGACGCCTTCCGACTCACCGTGAAGAAGTCGGGTGTCGAGACCACCCCGGACTTCGCACGCTCCTTGGACGAGGCAACGGCCACGGACGGGTCGGCGTTCACGGACTACCTGGCCGCCGCCGAGACGGCCTACCGCGAGGCCAGGCGACGGGCCGGCACGACGCGTCGCGCCACCATCCCGCCCGGGGACGGCATCGCCCCGGCCGTCCGGGAGACCTTCGCCGAGGAGATGCCCGCGGTCCCGGGCGAGCCGCCCGTCTCCGTCGTCTGGCAGCGGTTCGACAACGACGACTTCTTCGCCGTTGATCGCGAGGAACGCGCCATCGCACTGAATCAGCGCTACCGAGCGGCGATCCTGGGCGGTCGTCGGGGCGGCCGTGACGACGCACCGGTGGTCAAGTCGCTCATGTATCTGCTGCTGCACCAGGTCTACGAGCACGAGTACAGCGGAAGCAGGGAGAAGGACAACCTCCAACTGTGGCAGTCGGTACTGGTGGCTGCCGCCGGCGCCGAGGTGGAAGGGACGGGCGAGGATGCCTGA
- a CDS encoding PD-(D/E)XK motif protein, which translates to MPESQVPWTNVEHYLANRLATSYRLSDASAPLVSYEVEDGKRLCLYVELGPKESAAHPSHEQVRVEEIRHRGLRMARLSTSVPGVERDFHDLLNSVADRMLVHGRPFDRALVETLEAWESLLRRRRGLDPRERTGLLGELAALGSVAGRLGWAEAVRCWHGPHREEHDFALPDLDVEVKTTTGEEPRHTVHGLGQLTPTGSRPLWLVSLGLTRAGSGGTTLTEYVEEVRARIGDEAPESSSLFERALRRTGWVEDRHDDERWRMRRAALALLVTPSFPRLGTDNLPPQVRQRVHDVRYEIDLSGLVAPQDVPAPLSAIRLP; encoded by the coding sequence ATGCCTGAGAGCCAGGTCCCCTGGACGAACGTCGAGCATTACCTCGCGAATCGCCTCGCGACCTCCTACCGGCTCTCCGACGCCTCGGCGCCGTTGGTCTCGTACGAGGTGGAGGACGGAAAGCGCCTGTGCCTCTACGTGGAACTCGGTCCGAAGGAATCGGCTGCTCATCCCTCCCACGAGCAGGTGAGGGTCGAGGAGATACGTCACCGCGGCCTGCGAATGGCTCGGCTCAGCACCTCCGTGCCCGGTGTGGAGCGGGACTTCCACGATCTGCTCAACTCGGTCGCCGACCGGATGCTCGTGCACGGACGTCCCTTCGACCGCGCACTCGTCGAAACACTGGAGGCGTGGGAATCTCTGCTCCGCCGCCGACGCGGCCTCGATCCGCGGGAGCGCACCGGGCTCCTCGGTGAACTCGCCGCCCTCGGTTCGGTCGCCGGGCGGCTGGGTTGGGCCGAGGCCGTACGGTGCTGGCACGGTCCGCACCGCGAGGAACACGACTTCGCCCTGCCCGACCTCGATGTCGAGGTGAAGACGACGACCGGGGAGGAGCCCCGGCACACCGTGCACGGACTCGGGCAGCTCACCCCGACCGGTTCGCGTCCCCTGTGGCTGGTCTCGCTCGGCCTCACCCGGGCGGGCAGCGGCGGGACCACCCTCACCGAGTACGTCGAGGAGGTGCGCGCCCGGATCGGCGACGAGGCACCGGAGTCCTCCTCGCTCTTCGAGCGGGCGCTGCGACGTACCGGCTGGGTGGAGGACCGGCACGACGACGAACGCTGGCGCATGCGCAGGGCCGCACTGGCTCTTCTCGTGACCCCGTCCTTCCCCCGGCTGGGAACGGACAACCTGCCTCCCCAGGTGCGGCAGCGCGTCCACGACGTCCGCTACGAGATCGACCTGTCCGGACTGGTCGCCCCGCAGGACGTCCCTGCCCCTCTCTCCGCCATCCGCCTCCCCTGA